TTCTATCATCCTGTCAACTTCATCATAGGATAAACCTTCCGTATAAAGCAAATTTTGATAGGATTTTCCCAAATAAAAATTTACGGCAAAATACTGTTTTGAATGTTTGTCAATCAAATTATATGATTTTTCAAAATAAGATATAGCTTTTCTAAAATCCGATTTTTTTTTCGAAAAATTATTAATTCCTCCATACCAAAGAGCAGCCGGGAATGATGGATCTTTTTTTAAAACTTCAACAATTACTTTTTCAGCCTGATCATTTTTATTTTGCTTTATTAAAGTTAAAGCCAATTGCGATTTAAAAATCAAATTATCAGGTTCATGCTTTAATCCTTCACGAAAAACATTTTCAGCCTCTGAAAATTTATTTTCAGATATAAGAACATTTCCATTATCAAGATAATTCTGTGAAAAAGACATTCCAGAATAAAATACTAATAATAAAAATATTTTTTTCATTTTATCTTTCATTCGGATTCCAGTATTCTTCCGGTTCGTTATTGATTTTTGAAATATACCTTGCTAACACAAACAGGTAATCTGAAAGTCTGTTCAGGTATTTAATCAGTTCCGGACGTACTTCCTCCGATTCGTTTAAGAAAACTAAAGAACGTTCTGCTCTTCTGCAAATCGTTCTTGCGGCATGTAAAAACGTTGCCGATTTTCCACCTCCGGGAAGAATAAAATATTGTAAGGGTTCCAATTTTTCATCAAAAGCATCCATCCAGTTTTCCAGTTCTTCAATTTCAGTTTCAGAAATAATTAATGGTAAACGGGATTTTCCATTCGCCAACATCAGTTTATCTACGGGAGTTGCCGCTTCTGAACCTACCGTAAATAAATCGAACTGGATTTTCTTTAATTGCCTTAAAACGTCCTGATCCTCAATATGGCTTTTGGCAATTCCAATGAATGAATTCAGTTCGTCTATATTTCCGTAACTGTCAACTCTTGCACTTGCTTTTGAAACCCTTGTTCCGCCATACAAAGCAGTCTGACCTTTATCTCCTGTTTTCGTGTAAATTTTCATAGTACTAAATTACTTTTTTCTCATTAGGCTGACAAATGTTTTTGCTACTCTTACTTTGCAGACAAAATTCAATACAACGTTATATTTAGATGTAAAATATTTTATATTTGTAATGTAATCTATCAATTTTAGTATGAGTTCCATAGAGTTAGTATTGCTTATAATTTCTATTCTGACATTTATGTTTTTCAGCTTTTTTAGTTTATTTAAAGCCAAAAAGAAAATGAAAAGTAAAAAAATAGGAGAAAAAAAGGAGGGCATCCAAAAACTTAAAAGTGTAGCAAATGAAAGTTCTACACAAAGCGTACTAGAAATAGGATTAAATATTTTTAAAAATCTATTTTAAACTAAACAATCCAATGATGCTGATTTCTAATTATACTCAAAC
Above is a genomic segment from Chryseobacterium geocarposphaerae containing:
- a CDS encoding cob(I)yrinic acid a,c-diamide adenosyltransferase, which codes for MKIYTKTGDKGQTALYGGTRVSKASARVDSYGNIDELNSFIGIAKSHIEDQDVLRQLKKIQFDLFTVGSEAATPVDKLMLANGKSRLPLIISETEIEELENWMDAFDEKLEPLQYFILPGGGKSATFLHAARTICRRAERSLVFLNESEEVRPELIKYLNRLSDYLFVLARYISKINNEPEEYWNPNER
- a CDS encoding tetratricopeptide repeat protein; the encoded protein is MKKIFLLLVFYSGMSFSQNYLDNGNVLISENKFSEAENVFREGLKHEPDNLIFKSQLALTLIKQNKNDQAEKVIVEVLKKDPSFPAALWYGGINNFSKKKSDFRKAISYFEKSYNLIDKHSKQYFAVNFYLGKSYQNLLYTEGLSYDEVDRMIETYKKYIELQPDAENIINVKSFVEKIENNRPGRNVEKWVITTNPNVVEVIKKELNGK